GCCATGGCGTGTCCTTACAATAAGAGTAGGGGTAGGAATTTCACTTCAACAATTATTAAAAATTACTGCTAACCACTCACTATCGGGATTAGAATTTACAGCTGGTATCCCCGGGACATTGGGAGGCGCAATTGTAATGAATGCAGGTGCACAGAGGAAAACGATTAGTGAAGTTATAGAAAGGGTAAAAGTAGTAGATAAGTCAGGCAATGTTTACTGGGTTAAAAATTGTGAATCTAATTTTGGCTATCGGGATAGCAGGTTCAGAAATAGCAGTGAAATTATAATAGAAGCTGAACTAAAATTAAAGAAAGGAGACACTGTTAAAATTAAGAACGAAATCCAAGAAATACTTAAAAAAAGAGAAGCTTCATTACCACTCAAATTACCGAGTGCTGGTTGTGTATTTAAAAATCCTAATAATGCTATTGCTGGCAAGCTTATTGAACTTGCAGGCTGTAAAGGGTTAAGAAGTGGTGATGCACAAGTATCAAGTAAACATGCAAACTTTATTGTAAATATTGGAAATGCTACATATAAAGATGTTAAAACACTTATATCAGATGTCCAACACAAAGTATACGAGAAATTTAGAATTTATCTTGAACCCGAACTTGTAATATTATAAATGAAATGGAACTCACACCTGAGGATTGCAAAATGGGTAGGCTCAGCTTTGAATCTCAGTCAACCAAATCTACTAAAATTAGCTGACGGCTCCGTAGCACCTGATAATAGGTGGGACCACCGATACCACCATAATCATAGATATTTGGATAGTAAAATTAGAAATCATATAATAAAGGCAAGAGGCTTATTCTTAAAAGGAGATGACAAATGCTTTTTTGAGACTGGTGTCGCCCTCCATTACATACAAGATAGATGCCTACCTACAGAGTCATACATTAGGCACTTAAATATTGAAGAAGAATTAGCTAAAATATCGGAAACTAAACCAGGAAGTAGGAGATCTCTATCAACTAAAGGATATCTACAATTAGAAACAGTAAGGAAGAGAATTATGGAATCAAATATAGGGGAGATGGAAAAAGAGTTGTTACTTAGCTTACAATCAGTGAAAGAAAAGAGCTTTACTATATCTTTAGCTTTAATCAATTTACCTGCTAATATTGAGTCAAAGCTACTTCTTAATATCATTACACGTATCTCACTGGGGGTAGCCACTTCTATCCTGTCACATGACCCACCATTTCAACTTTTAGTTGAGAAATTTAAAGTGGTAACTAAAACTTTAACATCAGCTACTACTAAATTTAAAGTTCATATGGGCATAGAGATAATTCTACCATTATTATTTCTTTACTATGGCAAAATTGGAATATTGGCATACATATTAATTACAGTAGTAAATTTGTTATCACTTCTTCCATGTATTGCAATTCTGAAAAAAGCGATTCCAAAAAGAACAATAAAAGCATATATAAGGTTACAAGAAAACTCAAAGCTACTTTTTACATTTTTTGCCCTTGTAACATTAGTTACAATTGTAGTATCTATCATTTTTTTACATAAGGTACTATTAGCTGGATTAATTCTTGCTCTTATTTCATTATTGCATCTAATTTATCCCAAAATATCAATAGATGATGAAGTAACTGATGAGATAGACTGGTATAACTGGTAAATTGGGATGTGTAAAGTATGTGTTACTTTAATTTGTCTTATAACAGCATTAACTTTATATAGTGGTATCAGAACCAGTTTATCACAAGATGCCGTTACCATAGCGACACCAAAAACAAAAAAGTCTGTTGTGAGGGAAGCTATGTTTTATAAAAAGTTAGATGATAATAAGGTATGGTGTCAACTCTGTTTCAGGAAATGTATAATTAATGATGGAAAAAGAGGCTTTTGTAGAAATAGAGAGAATCGGGCTGGCACTTTATATAATGTAGTCTATGCTAAACCATCAGCAGTCCATATAGACCCAATCGAAAAGGAGCCTCAACTCCATATGCTACCGGGAAGTAATATACTCTGCTTTGGGACAGCAGGCTGTAACTTTAGGTGCAGATTTTGCCATAACTGGCACCTATCACAGCGGTCTGTAGAAGAGATGGAATATTGTTATGATATGCCACCAGAAAAGGCAGTAGAGAGTGCTATTAAATATAATACTCCTACTATCTCATTCACATATAACGAGCCTACTTCATTCTATGAATATGTATACGATGTAGCTAAGCTTGCTAAGAAGAAAGGGCTAAAGATATTATGGCACTCAAATGGAGCAATTAATCCGGAGCCTTTAAAAACACTGTTAAAATATACTGATGCAGTTACTATTGATTTAAAGGGGTTTACTAATAAGTTTTACAGTGAAGCATCATCTGCAGAATTAGAACCTGTACTTCAAACTCTTAAGATTATCAAAGAACAAGGAGTTTGGCTTGAGATTGTAAATCTGCTCATCCCTACTTTAAATGATAACCCAAAAGATATCAAGCAAATGTGTAAATGGATAAAGGAGAATTTGGGTCCTAATGTCCCACTACATTTTTCACGCTTTTCGCCCGCATATAAATTGACAAACCTACCCCCTACACCAATTGAGACATTAGAACAAGCTTACAAGATTGCTAAAGAAATAGGCCTTAATTATGTAACAATAGGCAATGTGCCCGGTCATAAGTATAATTCCACATTCTGCCCAATGTGTCAAAAGAGACTGATTCACCGTATACATTTCCAGGTGTTGAGTAATCATATAAAAGATGGAAAGTGTAGCTTTTGTGGTCATTATATTCCGGGAATTTGGGAATAACCTGATATTATGAATAAACGCATCATTTTTGCTATATTAGTAACAGGATTTAGTGGTATGGTTGCACAGTTGTTGCTAATCAGAGAATTGTTGATAACATTTTATGGAAACGAGCTCTCCATAGGGATTATGCTTGCTAACTGGCTTATATTAGAGGCAGCTGGCTGTGTTTCCATTAGAAGGAAAATTGAACATATGGAGAGAAGAGTTGAGTTATTCATTGGACTTCAGCTTATCTTTTCATTATGTCTACCATTAGTAATTTACTTAGCCCGTACATTAAAGGAAATTATCGGAGTCACTTCAGGTGAATCTTTAGGTCTATTACCTATTTCTTTTTATTCTTTTCTTATCCTCCTTCCTATAGCTTTTACTCATGGTGCATTATTTACTTTCAACTGTAAGATATATTCACTGGTATCAAAAGGAGGTGACTCTCAATCTGTAAATGGACAGTCAATTGGTAAGGTATATGTTTATGAGACAGTTGGTACAATTATAGGTGGAATTATTTTTACTTATCTTCTTATTCCTTATTTTCACTCTTTCAATATAGTATTTGGAATAACTTTATTAAATTTTGCAATATGTATACTCTTGCTTGGACACTTCTGGCAAAGGAGGGCAGCACTCTCTAACAAAATCTTGGGTAGTATCTCATTAATACTTTTTGTCCTGTATACTTACACTATTATTGGCACATTGGCGGATAATATCCATATGCTTTCAGCTAGACATCAATGGAAACAGCAAAATGTAGTTTATTACCAGAACTCAATCTACGGTAATGTGGCAGTGACAGAAAGAAGTAAACAATACACCTTTTTCTCAAACGGAATACCAATCGTCGTAGCCCCTATCCCAGATATAGCATTTGTTGAAGAATTTGTTCACCTACCAATGCTTTCACATAAAAATCCAAAAGAGATACTTATTATCAGTGGTGGAGCAGGTGGTGTGATAAATGAAATCCTAAAACATCAAGTAGAAAGAATTGACTATGTTGAACTTGACCCTTTATTATTGAAAGTAATCAAACAGTTTACTACACCATTGACTGAAAAGGAACTCACCAGTTATAGAGTAAATATTGAATATTTAGATGGTAGATTATTTATTAAAAGGACATCAAATAAATACGATATTGTTATGGTCGGACTATTTGAGCCTTCAGACTTACAAGTAAATCGCCTTTTTACGAGAGAGTTCTTCTATTTAGTCAAAAATAAATTGAAAGAAGATGGTATATTAGTTGTCGGATTGCCGGGCTCTTTAACTTACTTAAATAAGGAATTGAAGAATCTCAATGCTTGTATTCTTAATACACTTGAAGCAGTTTATCCTTATGTTCAGGTAATTCCCGGTGATTTTAATTTATTTTTGGCTTCAACCTCTAATAAAATTACTTTAATCAACCATAATTTACTCAGCCACAGGCTGAATGGAAGAGAACTCAAAGTAAGCCTTATAACACCGCCACATATTGAGTATAGACTACACAAAAGATGGCTTAATTGGTTTTTGACTTCAATTGAAAACAGTACAAAGAAGATAAATGATGACTTCTCTCCAATAGGGGTATTCTATAGTCTCTCCTATTGGAATGCTATGTTTTCACCTAATATAAGGGAGATTTTCAATAGGATTGAGCGTGTAAATTTATTGCTATTTGCTATTTTGCTTTCTATATTTACTATACCATTTTTAATTGTTTGTCTTAAAATTAAAAGATTTGCTTATATAGGTGTTCCATTATGTATCGGTACCACAGGTTTTGCTGGTATGATATTTGATTTAGCGCTCGTCTTCACATTTCAGGTACTCTATGGATATATCTTCCGACAGATAGGACTTTTAGTGACTACGTTTATGGTTGGAATAGCAGTTGGTGGGATAACTATGACTTCATTTTTGGGACGAATCAAGAAAGACTTTATATCTTTTACTGAGTTAGAAGTGGCTATAATTCTTTTCTCTATATTACTTCCATTGATATTTCTTAAATTTAGTCCACACTTGGAACAGTCAGCAGTCCGGCACATAAATTTATGTGCCGGACTATTTCTTGTCATGGCCTTCTTTTCCGGTATCCTCATTGGTGCAGAATTCCCATTAGCTAACAAGATATATTTAAAAACTTCTAATAACTTAAGTGGAACTGCTGGTCTACTTTATGGGGCAGACCTATTTGGGGGCTGGATAGGTGGTATTGTTGGTAGCGTAGTGCTATTGCCTGTTTTGGGGTTATTGAAGACTTGTATAGTAGTAATTATGCTTAAAGTAAGTAGTCTCATTATACTTATCACTTCAACTAAGAAGTAGACATAACTTGCTCTTTCTTTTAACTCTTTGTCTTCATTCTCGCTTCCCATTTCTTAATTCTCACTTCTCTCACTAACAAGCCTATTTTGGACTTCAAGGTATTTATCATGTGTTTTCTTTACTATCTCAGGTGGAAGAGTTGGAGCTGGTGGAGTCTTGTTCCAGCCTAAACTTTCTAAATAATCTCTTACAAATTGTTTGTCAAAACTCTTTTGTGCCCTACCAGGTTCATAATCAGCTTTTGACCAGAACCTCGAAGAATCAGGAGTTAACAGCTCATCTACAAGTATAATTTCGTCTCCTATCTTGCCTGTCGGCAGATAGGTCTTACCAAACTCAAACTTAGTATCCGCAATTATAATACCACATTTTTCAGCATAGGTTGAGGCAAACTTGTAAATCTCAATACTCTTTAATTTTATGAATTGTGCAGTTTCATTCCCTAATATTTTTTCAAATTCTGTTTGAGTTAATGGGATATCGTGTCCAGTAGTTGCCTTTGTCGTAGGAGTAAAGATTGGCTCAAAAAGCTTTGATGACTCAACTAAACCTTCAGGCAATCTTATTCCACACACAACACCTTTTTCTTTATATTCCCTCCACCCAGAGCCAGCCAGCCAACCCCTCACTACACATTCTACAGGAAGAACAGCTGCTTTCTTTACAAGCATAGAACGACCTAAAATAAGATTCTTATACTTCCTCACCATAGCAGGAAACTGTGATACTTTAGTTGTTATCAAGTGATTGGGAATGATGTGTTTTGTAAGATTGAACCAAAATTCACATAGAGAAGTCAGAATTTTACCCTTTTCAGGTATCTCAGTTGGAATTACACAGTCAAATGCTGAAATCCTATCTGTCGCTATAATAAGTAGTTCATTACCAAAGTCGTACAGGTCTCTTACTTTACCACACTTAAAAATGGGAATATTGAGGAGTTCCATATTTAGCATTCATAATTTAGAATCCAGCATTTTTCCTATATAGGTTTGGACATAGCTCTTAAAACTACTTAAGTGCTCTTCAGGTATTTGGGGAAATTGTTTATACAAACACTCTTTTAATTCATTAAGCCATTCTTTTTTA
The bacterium genome window above contains:
- the murB gene encoding UDP-N-acetylmuramate dehydrogenase, whose protein sequence is MGLEYIKSCEIKINEKLSSHTSFRIGGTCDTFMVPKTTTGLKLAIRYVAQNKLPLLVIGNGTNILVPDDGITGVVIKIGEPYFCKFHLPTQCRDTPWRVLTIRVGVGISLQQLLKITANHSLSGLEFTAGIPGTLGGAIVMNAGAQRKTISEVIERVKVVDKSGNVYWVKNCESNFGYRDSRFRNSSEIIIEAELKLKKGDTVKIKNEIQEILKKREASLPLKLPSAGCVFKNPNNAIAGKLIELAGCKGLRSGDAQVSSKHANFIVNIGNATYKDVKTLISDVQHKVYEKFRIYLEPELVIL
- the amrS gene encoding AmmeMemoRadiSam system radical SAM enzyme; amino-acid sequence: MCKVCVTLICLITALTLYSGIRTSLSQDAVTIATPKTKKSVVREAMFYKKLDDNKVWCQLCFRKCIINDGKRGFCRNRENRAGTLYNVVYAKPSAVHIDPIEKEPQLHMLPGSNILCFGTAGCNFRCRFCHNWHLSQRSVEEMEYCYDMPPEKAVESAIKYNTPTISFTYNEPTSFYEYVYDVAKLAKKKGLKILWHSNGAINPEPLKTLLKYTDAVTIDLKGFTNKFYSEASSAELEPVLQTLKIIKEQGVWLEIVNLLIPTLNDNPKDIKQMCKWIKENLGPNVPLHFSRFSPAYKLTNLPPTPIETLEQAYKIAKEIGLNYVTIGNVPGHKYNSTFCPMCQKRLIHRIHFQVLSNHIKDGKCSFCGHYIPGIWE
- a CDS encoding spermine synthase, with protein sequence MNKRIIFAILVTGFSGMVAQLLLIRELLITFYGNELSIGIMLANWLILEAAGCVSIRRKIEHMERRVELFIGLQLIFSLCLPLVIYLARTLKEIIGVTSGESLGLLPISFYSFLILLPIAFTHGALFTFNCKIYSLVSKGGDSQSVNGQSIGKVYVYETVGTIIGGIIFTYLLIPYFHSFNIVFGITLLNFAICILLLGHFWQRRAALSNKILGSISLILFVLYTYTIIGTLADNIHMLSARHQWKQQNVVYYQNSIYGNVAVTERSKQYTFFSNGIPIVVAPIPDIAFVEEFVHLPMLSHKNPKEILIISGGAGGVINEILKHQVERIDYVELDPLLLKVIKQFTTPLTEKELTSYRVNIEYLDGRLFIKRTSNKYDIVMVGLFEPSDLQVNRLFTREFFYLVKNKLKEDGILVVGLPGSLTYLNKELKNLNACILNTLEAVYPYVQVIPGDFNLFLASTSNKITLINHNLLSHRLNGRELKVSLITPPHIEYRLHKRWLNWFLTSIENSTKKINDDFSPIGVFYSLSYWNAMFSPNIREIFNRIERVNLLLFAILLSIFTIPFLIVCLKIKRFAYIGVPLCIGTTGFAGMIFDLALVFTFQVLYGYIFRQIGLLVTTFMVGIAVGGITMTSFLGRIKKDFISFTELEVAIILFSILLPLIFLKFSPHLEQSAVRHINLCAGLFLVMAFFSGILIGAEFPLANKIYLKTSNNLSGTAGLLYGADLFGGWIGGIVGSVVLLPVLGLLKTCIVVIMLKVSSLIILITSTKK
- a CDS encoding phosphoribosylaminoimidazolesuccinocarboxamide synthase, which gives rise to MLNMELLNIPIFKCGKVRDLYDFGNELLIIATDRISAFDCVIPTEIPEKGKILTSLCEFWFNLTKHIIPNHLITTKVSQFPAMVRKYKNLILGRSMLVKKAAVLPVECVVRGWLAGSGWREYKEKGVVCGIRLPEGLVESSKLFEPIFTPTTKATTGHDIPLTQTEFEKILGNETAQFIKLKSIEIYKFASTYAEKCGIIIADTKFEFGKTYLPTGKIGDEIILVDELLTPDSSRFWSKADYEPGRAQKSFDKQFVRDYLESLGWNKTPPAPTLPPEIVKKTHDKYLEVQNRLVSERSEN